The following nucleotide sequence is from Achromobacter spanius.
GGCCCGCGCCATGCAGAACACGGGCGAAGCCAATATTCTGTCCACCCCGAACCTGCTGACGCTGGACAACCAGTCGGCCAGCATCCTGGTGGGCAAGACGGTGCCGTTCGTGACCGGCCAATACGTCACGTCGGGCAGCAACGGCAGCTCGAACCCGTTCCAGACGATTGAACGCGAGGACGTGGGCTTGAAGCTGAACATCCGCCCGCAGATTTCGGAAGGCGGCGCGGTCAAGCTGGACATCTACCAAGAAGTCAGCAGCATCGACGAAAGCCGTTCCAATTCCACCAGCGGCATCGTGACCAACAAGCGCGCCATCGACACCAGCGTGTTGATCGACGACGGCCAGATCATCGTGCTGGGTGGCTTGTTGGAGGACAACGTGACCTTGACGTCCAACAGCGTGCCCGGCCTGGGTTCGCTGCCGGTGATCGGGTCGCTGTTTCGCTACGACACGCGCAAGCGCACCAAGACCAACCTGATGGTGTTCCTGCGGCCCTACGTGGTGCGTGACGCCAACCGCAGCGCCAGCGTCACCATGGATCGCTACGACTACATGCGCCGGGCGCAGGGGGCCACGCAGCCCGGCCACCACTGGGCGCTGCCCGATATGCAGGCGCCGATGCTGCCGCTGCCCGGCGCCGCGCCGTCCGTGTCGAACAACGCCTACGACCTGCGTCCGGAGCAGCAGGCCGCCACGCTGCGCCGCCCGCCGCCCACCACGGTGCAGTCGTTCGCGGTGCGCCAGTATCCGGGTAGCCTGCCCACGGGCAACGCCGCCTTGCCGATCCACGTGTCCAGCACCTTGATGCACAGCGTGGCGGTGGACCCCGAGTCGTTGCTATGAGCGCGCATCCCTTGCCCTACGCCTGGGCGCGCGCGCAGCGGGCCGTGCTGTCGCTGCGCGCGGGCCAGGTGCAGTTGACGGTCAGCCCGCGCACACCGGAATGGGCGGTGCAGGAAATCCGGCGCTGCCATGGCCATGTGGCGCTGGCGCAGGTGGACGACGAGGCGCTGGAAACCTTGTTGACGGCGGCATACAGCCATTCCGAAGATGCCGCGTCCGTGATGGGCGTGGCGGAAAACGAGATTGACCTGGACCGCCTGCTGCAAGACATGCCCGAGGTGGCCGACCTGCTGGAAGCGCAGGACGATGCGCCCGTCATCCGCATGATCAACGCGCTGTTCGCGCAGGCCGCGCGCGACGGCGCCAGCGACATCCACATTGAGCCTTTCGAAACGCATTCGGTGGTGCGCTACCGCGTCGACGGCACGCTGCGCGATGTGGTGTCGCCGCGCAAGGCCTTGCACGCGGCATTGATTTCGCGCATCAAGATCATGGCGCATCTGGACATCGCCGAAAAACGCCTGCCGCAAGATGGCCGCATTGCGCTGCGCGTGGGCGGCCGGCCCATTGACGTGCGGGTGTCGACCTTGCCCACGGGCCATGGCGAACGCGCCGTGCTGCGCTTGTTGGACAAGGAAGCGGGGCGGCTGCAATTGGAGCGCCTGGGCATGTGCCCCGAGGTGCTGACGCAACTGGACCGCCTGATCCGCCAGCCGCACGGCATTGTGCTGGTGACGGGGCCCACCGGCAGCGGCAAGACCACCACGCTGTACGCCGCGCTAAGCCGCCTGGACGCGGCCACCAGCAACATCCTGACGGTGGAAGACCCCATCGAATACGACCTGTCCGGCATCAGCCAGACGCAGGTCAACGCGAAGATCGACATGAGCTTCGCGCTGGCCCTGCGCGCCATCTTGCGGCAGGACCCCGACGTCATCATGATCGGCGAAATCCGCGACCTGGAAACCGCGCAGATCGCGGTGCAGGCCTCGCTGACCGGCCACTTGGTGCTGGCCACGCTGCACACCAACGACGCCGTATCCGCCGTGACTCGGCTGACGGACATGGGTGTGGAACCCTTCCTGTTGGCCTCGTCGTTATTGGGTGTGCTGGCGCAACGGCTGGTGCGCAAGCTGTGCCCGGAATGCAAGACGCCGTCGATGCTGGATGGCGTGCGCGTGTTCCATCCCGTGGGGTGCCCGGCCTGCAATCACACTGGCTACAGTGGGCGCTCAGGCATCCACGAACTGTTCACCGTGGACGACGAGGCGCGCCGCTTGATCCATGAAGGCCGCGATGAACGCGAGCTGCGCGTGGCCGCCATGGCCGCCGGCATGCGCACGATGCGTCAAGACGGACAGCGCTGGGTGGAAGGCGGGCAGACCTCGCCCGAGGAAATCGTGCGGGTCACGCGCGACGCCTAGCGCTGCGGACAGCCCCGGCTACTTGCCGGCGCGAAACACCACCGTGTCGCCCGAGCGGCGGCCCAGCGTGGACATCAAGCCGTCCAGCGCGGCCCGCTGTGCGGGCGTGGCCGCGTCCGCGAAGGTGGCGCGGCCCTCGAAGCGCACGCCGCGCGGGCCGGCGTTGCCCTGGCCCGTGACCGCCAGCAGGCCGCTTTCCGTGCTGAGCGTCAGCGTGGCGCCCGCCTTGCCTTGGCCCTGCACCCGCAGCAGATACGTGCCAACCGGGGCGATGGACGTCAGCGCGGTGCCGGCATTGCGCCAGCGCAGGTCGGCGATCTGGCCGCTTGGCAAGTTGCCGCCAAGGCGCAGCGCCTGCCAATTGATTTCCAACATGCCTTCGGGCGCCAGCGTATTCCAGGGCGCGCCCAAGGCGGGCAGCACGGTGGCGGGCACCCGCAGCGACTGCGCCGGTATGAGCAGGCCATTCCAGGCGACGCGCGCGCGCAAGGGGCCTTGCAGCCAGGGGTGAGTGATGGCCAGCGCCATCGTGTCCCAATGCCATTCCCATTGCACCGGCTGCGGCAACACGCGCTGCGAGCCGGGCGGGCCCAAGGCCACCCAGGCGCTGCCGTGCCATACCGTGCCGCTGGCGTCCGCCAACGAGACGAGCGCATCCTCCGACGGCATGGCCAGCAACCAGCGCGCGGGCAGCACGCTGACACCCGCCGCAACCGCAAAGGCAAAACTTGTCAGCCAAAGCGCGGCTGACCGCTTGTTCAAACGCGGCAACGCCATCAGCGGGCTCCCGGCTGCTTGGGCAGTGTCAGCGTGATGTGGCCGTTGACCAAGCCCGGCAGCGGTCGGCCATTGGGATTGGTGGCGCGGGTCAATTCCACCTGCTGCGTGCTCAGTCCCCAGTCTTGCCCGGCACCGTCCAACCAGGGCAGCAGGGCGGATGATGGCGCCTGGTTCAAGCGCAGTTGCAAGCCCTTGCCGGACTCGGGCGCGTCCAGGGTCCACATCGCCGCCGGCAAGCCGGCGCGTTCCAGGCTGGTGCTTACTTCGGCCGGCGTGGGCAGGGACGCCACGGGCGC
It contains:
- the gspN gene encoding type II secretion system protein N → MALPRLNKRSAALWLTSFAFAVAAGVSVLPARWLLAMPSEDALVSLADASGTVWHGSAWVALGPPGSQRVLPQPVQWEWHWDTMALAITHPWLQGPLRARVAWNGLLIPAQSLRVPATVLPALGAPWNTLAPEGMLEINWQALRLGGNLPSGQIADLRWRNAGTALTSIAPVGTYLLRVQGQGKAGATLTLSTESGLLAVTGQGNAGPRGVRFEGRATFADAATPAQRAALDGLMSTLGRRSGDTVVFRAGK
- the gspE gene encoding type II secretion system ATPase GspE, which translates into the protein MSAHPLPYAWARAQRAVLSLRAGQVQLTVSPRTPEWAVQEIRRCHGHVALAQVDDEALETLLTAAYSHSEDAASVMGVAENEIDLDRLLQDMPEVADLLEAQDDAPVIRMINALFAQAARDGASDIHIEPFETHSVVRYRVDGTLRDVVSPRKALHAALISRIKIMAHLDIAEKRLPQDGRIALRVGGRPIDVRVSTLPTGHGERAVLRLLDKEAGRLQLERLGMCPEVLTQLDRLIRQPHGIVLVTGPTGSGKTTTLYAALSRLDAATSNILTVEDPIEYDLSGISQTQVNAKIDMSFALALRAILRQDPDVIMIGEIRDLETAQIAVQASLTGHLVLATLHTNDAVSAVTRLTDMGVEPFLLASSLLGVLAQRLVRKLCPECKTPSMLDGVRVFHPVGCPACNHTGYSGRSGIHELFTVDDEARRLIHEGRDERELRVAAMAAGMRTMRQDGQRWVEGGQTSPEEIVRVTRDA